Proteins encoded by one window of Mesorhizobium sp. INR15:
- a CDS encoding glycosyltransferase family 2 protein: MPSTTAPFELPRVGVVITCHNYRAYVEDAIRSVLAQTYQKWDCAIVDDASADGSAEHVRQLLETIGDPRLSLLVRPQNGGQIEAFRDGFAAGNQPFVAFLDADDVWLPNFLAAHLSAHLNSAHSASLSSSDVLLVDRDCVVLSGTYVALRKPRSGKGPTGVAIPPANRLGEVAGIVYSSEYPITYFGPETYGWIWAPTSSMVFRRGALEPVLAFPFKVKTGTDYLAATCAHLVAGSLLLSESLGLYRLHGANISTNSPYAGGHVQFSPANNAKQFALGADVLDYVVANAEPLGAIHGRGFVAGILAYHVRRFHRLIDDPRIVPLLDRKNRWRRHRKRVVLALRRMLVRAED; encoded by the coding sequence ATGCCAAGCACGACCGCGCCGTTTGAGCTTCCTCGCGTAGGCGTTGTCATCACTTGTCACAATTATCGCGCCTATGTCGAGGATGCGATCCGCTCGGTGCTGGCGCAGACTTACCAGAAGTGGGACTGCGCCATCGTTGATGACGCCTCGGCGGATGGTTCAGCCGAACATGTCCGCCAGCTTCTCGAAACGATAGGCGATCCACGCCTAAGTCTGCTGGTGCGACCGCAAAATGGTGGCCAGATTGAAGCATTCCGTGATGGTTTTGCCGCTGGCAATCAGCCATTCGTGGCGTTCCTCGATGCCGACGATGTCTGGTTGCCGAATTTTCTCGCCGCGCATCTCTCGGCACATCTGAACTCGGCACACTCGGCGTCTCTGTCCAGTTCCGATGTTCTTCTGGTCGATCGCGACTGTGTCGTCCTGAGCGGCACCTACGTTGCGTTGCGCAAGCCACGTTCGGGGAAGGGCCCAACCGGCGTCGCCATACCGCCCGCCAATCGGCTCGGCGAGGTGGCGGGGATCGTCTATTCATCGGAATATCCGATCACCTACTTCGGACCCGAAACCTATGGCTGGATATGGGCGCCGACATCGTCAATGGTTTTCCGGCGTGGCGCACTGGAACCGGTGTTGGCTTTCCCATTCAAGGTTAAGACGGGGACGGACTACCTGGCGGCGACTTGCGCGCATTTGGTGGCCGGCAGCCTGCTGTTGTCGGAATCCCTGGGCCTCTATCGTCTGCACGGTGCCAATATCTCCACCAACAGCCCCTATGCTGGTGGACATGTGCAATTTTCGCCGGCAAACAACGCCAAGCAATTCGCTTTGGGCGCCGATGTTCTCGACTACGTGGTGGCCAATGCCGAACCTCTTGGCGCAATACACGGCAGAGGCTTCGTGGCAGGAATCCTCGCGTATCATGTCCGGCGGTTCCATCGCTTGATCGATGATCCGCGCATCGTGCCTCTTCTTGACCGCAAAAACCGCTGGCGGCGACATCGCAAGCGCGTCGTCCTGGCACTGCGGCGTATGTTGGTTCGGGCCGAGGATTGA
- a CDS encoding Crp/Fnr family transcriptional regulator → MSYSAKNEVRISWLLATNIFGDLGHSRLIDIAQAAHEYRYEPGQVIFQPGDPCNQLSIITSGSVNVSFNSEDGKEVIVAELRVGDTIGETELLSNSRRLTNCVANRKTHLLALDKMAFEGLLTNPAFTKGLLETICRRLQQSLLFAEGLSIHSLETRLARLLVSMSETHGRRVGDGVIIDRAISQSLIGQMINASRPRINVQLQSWKQEKLISLSGNRITILDEGAIRTISRPPLADR, encoded by the coding sequence ATGTCGTATAGCGCGAAAAATGAAGTTCGGATCTCATGGCTTCTTGCGACCAACATCTTTGGCGACTTGGGCCACAGCCGGCTAATAGACATCGCCCAAGCTGCCCACGAATATCGGTATGAACCCGGCCAAGTGATCTTCCAGCCGGGCGATCCGTGCAACCAGCTCTCGATCATCACCTCCGGCAGCGTCAACGTCTCCTTCAACTCGGAAGACGGCAAAGAGGTCATCGTCGCCGAACTTCGGGTCGGCGACACAATTGGCGAAACGGAACTGCTTTCGAACTCGCGACGATTGACCAATTGCGTGGCCAATCGCAAAACGCATCTTCTCGCGCTCGACAAGATGGCTTTCGAAGGCTTGCTGACAAACCCAGCCTTTACCAAGGGCCTCCTCGAAACCATCTGCCGGCGGCTGCAGCAATCGCTGTTGTTCGCCGAGGGCCTGTCAATCCACTCCCTGGAGACGAGGCTTGCCCGCCTGCTGGTTTCCATGAGCGAAACTCATGGCCGGCGTGTTGGCGATGGCGTGATCATTGACCGCGCTATATCGCAAAGTCTCATCGGTCAGATGATCAATGCCAGCCGGCCCAGGATCAATGTTCAGCTTCAATCCTGGAAACAGGAGAAATTGATCAGCCTCAGTGGCAACCGCATCACCATTCTCGACGAAGGGGCGATACGCACCATTTCGCGGCCGCCCCTGGCCGACCGCTAG
- a CDS encoding antibiotic biosynthesis monooxygenase codes for MYIAMNRFKVEKGSEEAFEAVWKNRDSSLSEMKGFEQFHLLRGPVNEAEGYTLFASHTVWASHDDFVAWTKSENFRAAHRNVGTTKVHYLGHPRFEGFSIVEGA; via the coding sequence ATGTATATCGCCATGAACCGCTTCAAGGTCGAAAAAGGCTCGGAGGAGGCTTTCGAAGCAGTGTGGAAGAACCGCGATTCCAGCCTCTCGGAAATGAAAGGGTTCGAGCAGTTTCACCTGCTTCGCGGCCCGGTCAACGAGGCCGAAGGCTATACGCTGTTTGCCTCGCACACGGTCTGGGCGAGCCACGACGATTTCGTCGCCTGGACAAAGTCGGAGAACTTTCGCGCCGCCCACAGAAATGTCGGCACCACCAAGGTTCACTATCTCGGCCATCCGCGGTTCGAAGGCTTTTCCATCGTCGAAGGCGCATAG
- a CDS encoding TonB family protein, with translation MTHWSRQVSPPDMQDITPFPDTGAELPITPAEPLAPAQPSARNYKWQAAIVISGALHAAVAAAFLMSPPGTFDFKDTAQSEGTDRTGADVAGTTLDRESSALDVTLVPAPQPSKPRQAKPETPKSETAKSLPPIEPVQAAKQPKEQAPKPEAVKQPAPTPDILAESAPRPDNQSVVQKNAAPAQPAVQPESVEAPAAVAAELPVPSQRPNQAIAPAPEQASDADEKRGAADGKEQSAAAASKGKKEDEAGAAAEASYRNDVIKKLSRVNRGVPPSVQATARNNAVVTFVIGGKGNINELRILESSGSENFDQAVLGIVRKAAPFPPIPKKAGGSLVFTGAIGPF, from the coding sequence ATGACGCACTGGTCGCGGCAGGTCTCGCCGCCAGACATGCAGGACATCACCCCTTTCCCCGACACCGGCGCCGAGCTGCCAATAACACCGGCCGAGCCGCTCGCCCCGGCGCAGCCTTCGGCTCGGAACTACAAATGGCAGGCTGCCATCGTCATATCCGGTGCGCTCCATGCCGCCGTGGCGGCTGCGTTCCTCATGTCACCTCCAGGCACATTCGATTTCAAGGACACAGCGCAGAGCGAAGGCACGGATCGGACCGGCGCGGACGTGGCCGGCACCACGCTCGACCGCGAATCGTCAGCACTCGATGTTACCCTGGTGCCCGCCCCGCAACCGTCGAAGCCACGGCAGGCCAAGCCAGAGACGCCAAAATCTGAAACGGCCAAATCCTTGCCGCCAATCGAGCCTGTTCAGGCCGCCAAGCAGCCAAAGGAACAGGCTCCCAAGCCGGAAGCCGTCAAACAGCCAGCGCCCACGCCTGACATCTTGGCGGAAAGCGCTCCACGTCCCGATAACCAGAGCGTCGTTCAAAAGAACGCGGCACCGGCTCAGCCTGCTGTTCAACCCGAAAGCGTAGAGGCGCCCGCTGCCGTTGCAGCCGAGCTGCCTGTCCCCAGCCAAAGGCCAAATCAGGCGATCGCCCCCGCGCCAGAACAAGCAAGCGACGCGGATGAGAAGCGCGGCGCGGCGGATGGCAAGGAACAATCGGCGGCAGCGGCCAGCAAGGGCAAGAAAGAAGACGAGGCAGGCGCCGCAGCCGAAGCCAGCTACCGCAACGATGTCATCAAAAAGCTCAGCCGCGTCAATCGCGGCGTGCCGCCGTCTGTTCAGGCAACCGCTCGCAACAACGCGGTCGTCACATTCGTCATCGGCGGCAAGGGCAACATAAACGAATTGCGTATCCTCGAAAGCTCGGGATCGGAAAACTTTGATCAGGCCGTCCTCGGCATCGTGCGCAAGGCGGCACCCTTCCCGCCAATCCCGAAAAAGGCAGGCGGCAGCTTGGTGTTCACTGGTGCAATCGGCCCATTCTGA
- a CDS encoding TonB-dependent hemoglobin/transferrin/lactoferrin family receptor gives MGLMILERRGEKSRAGRSIAALLASAAAIALLIPTASAQQAKPATDQQKPEEAKPAPAGVTLLDKILVLSRTGETAIESLASASHVGQEQLDRRMATTPNEMLLGVPGITAQADARRVSTSINIRGLQDFGRVAVIVDGARQDFQRSDHGTQSTFYIDPELVKSVDVIRGPVANTYGSGAIGGVVFFDTKDAGDFLKPEETWAASATGRYESNGKGWTTSATGAYRLNENWDVLGNIVYRDYDNYKDGGGSTVKGTGFDVLGGLLKTTIRPTENSELKLGWTGSSDSWNEISGGIPTNDLDLKQNTFTGRYNITDDAKSWLDLHINASYNKANLEQTSLVAIPRRFDPVTGLPVVLPAGSKSTFDIGTYSFDIWNTSRFETGGIAHELTYGGDWVGDNVKTGGTAGGDSFYTPSGKRNVSGAYIQDKLSWNWFEVITGLRYDSYSLKGSNTETSGDRLSPRVTVGVSPFESAGLAGLQFYGTYAEGYRSPSLTETLISGRHPAGVTFPFLPNPNLRPETGKTTEFGVNYKQNDILEAGDAFRLKAAYFNNNVDDYIGGVTLSRFDPTAGCPSGPGVPICFQYQNFAKAKINGFELEGVYDAGWGYAGLSASIIDGHTISNKGVQAALLTIPSSQVTAQLGLRFLEDKLTIGGEVQYNGKPKDNPIAEDYTLVNAFASYQATDNLKIDFRADNLFDVKYANPLNILPPSPPSTTSTFAAYEPGITLKLAATMRFGG, from the coding sequence ATGGGGTTGATGATTTTGGAACGGCGCGGCGAGAAAAGCCGCGCGGGTCGCTCAATAGCGGCTTTGCTGGCAAGCGCGGCGGCGATCGCATTGCTCATTCCCACAGCCAGTGCGCAGCAGGCCAAACCGGCCACCGACCAGCAGAAGCCTGAAGAAGCCAAGCCAGCTCCGGCAGGCGTGACGCTGCTCGACAAGATCCTTGTCCTCAGCCGCACCGGCGAAACCGCAATCGAGTCACTTGCTTCCGCCAGTCACGTCGGTCAGGAACAGCTCGACCGCCGCATGGCGACGACACCCAACGAAATGCTGCTCGGCGTGCCCGGCATCACGGCACAGGCCGATGCAAGGCGCGTCAGCACCAGCATCAACATCCGCGGCCTGCAGGATTTCGGCCGTGTCGCGGTCATCGTCGATGGCGCACGGCAGGATTTCCAGCGTTCCGACCACGGCACGCAATCGACGTTCTATATCGATCCCGAATTGGTCAAATCCGTCGACGTCATCCGTGGGCCTGTCGCCAATACTTATGGGTCGGGCGCTATCGGCGGCGTGGTCTTCTTCGACACCAAGGATGCCGGAGATTTCCTCAAGCCCGAAGAAACCTGGGCCGCATCGGCGACCGGGCGTTACGAGAGCAATGGCAAGGGCTGGACCACCAGCGCCACCGGCGCTTACCGGCTCAACGAGAACTGGGATGTTCTGGGCAACATCGTCTACCGCGACTATGACAACTACAAGGACGGTGGTGGCAGCACTGTCAAAGGCACAGGCTTCGACGTGCTGGGCGGCCTTCTCAAGACAACCATTCGCCCAACCGAAAACAGCGAGCTAAAACTCGGTTGGACCGGCTCAAGCGACAGCTGGAACGAAATCAGCGGCGGCATCCCGACGAACGATCTCGACTTGAAGCAAAACACCTTTACCGGTCGCTACAACATCACCGACGATGCCAAGAGCTGGCTCGATCTGCACATCAACGCTTCCTACAACAAGGCTAATCTCGAGCAGACCAGTCTTGTCGCGATACCGCGCCGCTTCGACCCGGTCACCGGTCTTCCCGTGGTCCTGCCCGCTGGCTCGAAATCGACTTTCGACATCGGCACATACTCCTTTGACATCTGGAACACGTCCAGATTCGAGACCGGCGGCATCGCGCATGAGCTGACCTATGGCGGTGACTGGGTTGGCGACAATGTCAAAACCGGCGGCACCGCCGGCGGCGACAGTTTCTATACGCCCTCCGGCAAGCGCAACGTCTCCGGCGCATATATCCAGGACAAGCTTAGCTGGAATTGGTTCGAGGTCATCACCGGCCTGCGGTATGACAGTTACAGCCTGAAGGGCAGCAACACCGAAACGTCCGGCGACCGGTTGTCGCCGCGGGTTACCGTCGGTGTCTCGCCATTCGAAAGCGCAGGCCTCGCAGGCTTGCAGTTCTACGGTACCTATGCCGAGGGCTACCGGTCGCCGTCCCTGACGGAAACACTCATCAGCGGACGCCACCCGGCCGGCGTCACCTTCCCGTTCCTCCCCAATCCCAATCTGCGGCCAGAGACCGGCAAGACCACCGAATTCGGTGTGAACTACAAGCAGAACGACATCTTGGAAGCCGGCGATGCGTTCCGCCTGAAGGCAGCCTACTTCAACAACAATGTGGACGACTACATTGGCGGGGTTACGTTGTCGCGATTCGATCCGACAGCGGGCTGCCCGAGCGGCCCGGGTGTCCCGATATGCTTCCAGTATCAGAATTTCGCCAAGGCCAAGATCAACGGCTTCGAGCTCGAAGGCGTCTATGACGCAGGATGGGGCTATGCTGGCCTTTCGGCATCGATCATCGATGGCCACACCATCTCCAACAAGGGCGTTCAGGCTGCTCTGCTGACCATCCCCTCGTCGCAGGTCACCGCGCAACTGGGGCTGCGCTTCCTGGAGGACAAGCTCACCATCGGTGGCGAGGTGCAGTACAATGGCAAGCCGAAGGACAATCCCATCGCCGAGGACTATACGCTGGTCAATGCCTTCGCGAGCTACCAAGCGACCGACAATTTGAAGATTGATTTCCGCGCCGACAACCTGTTCGATGTCAAATACGCCAACCCGCTCAACATCCTCCCGCCCAGTCCGCCTTCCACCACGTCGACTTTCGCGGCCTACGAGCCGGGCATAACGTTGAAGCTGGCGGCAACGATGCGGTTTGGAGGCTAA
- the hemP gene encoding hemin uptake protein HemP, with protein MNTHNPNDFRYRVRRSDDVSVTRFERVPMAVRTLSSNTLFQGEHEIGIEHHGALYRLKITRQGKLILNK; from the coding sequence ATGAATACCCACAATCCCAACGACTTCCGCTATCGCGTCCGCCGTTCCGACGATGTCTCGGTGACCCGTTTCGAACGTGTGCCAATGGCGGTGCGTACGCTCTCCAGCAACACGCTGTTCCAGGGCGAGCACGAGATCGGCATCGAACATCACGGCGCGCTCTATCGGCTGAAGATCACCCGCCAGGGCAAGCTCATCCTTAACAAGTAG
- a CDS encoding hemin-degrading factor — protein MDQRVKPAPHEIRRARIDNPKTRERDLAAQLGISEAELVAAHCGDGVVRVEPRVNDLLTGLEAVGEVMALTRNESAVHEKIGIYDKVVTGNHNAMVLGENIDLRIFPKIWVHGFAVEKRDGDDIRRSLQFFDAAGEAVHKVHLRPSSNLYAYQKLVAALESSNQEPTVSISGGGYDDEAEVASTSANLDDLRNRWSQLTDVHQFFGMLKALKLSRRQAVRMVGQDYAWLLDNDAVGAMFHHAAESAMPIMCFVGNRGCIQIHSGPIKSIKPMGPWINVLDETFHLHLRTDHIHEVWAVRKPTKDGHVTSLEVYAANGAMIIQFFGKRHEGEGERDDWRFLAENLPRIPSPTAA, from the coding sequence ATGGACCAGCGCGTAAAACCCGCCCCTCATGAAATCCGGCGGGCGCGGATAGACAATCCGAAAACGCGCGAGCGTGATCTGGCTGCTCAACTCGGCATTTCGGAGGCCGAACTGGTCGCCGCGCATTGCGGCGACGGGGTCGTGCGGGTCGAGCCGCGCGTCAACGACCTGCTGACCGGCCTGGAGGCTGTCGGCGAGGTCATGGCGCTGACCCGCAATGAAAGTGCCGTGCATGAGAAAATCGGCATTTACGACAAGGTGGTCACCGGCAATCACAACGCCATGGTGCTGGGCGAAAACATAGATCTGCGCATCTTCCCGAAGATCTGGGTGCATGGCTTTGCCGTGGAAAAGCGCGATGGCGATGACATCCGCCGCAGCCTGCAGTTCTTCGATGCGGCCGGCGAGGCGGTGCACAAGGTGCATTTGCGCCCTTCGTCAAACCTCTACGCTTATCAGAAGCTGGTGGCGGCGCTCGAATCGTCGAATCAAGAGCCGACGGTCTCCATTTCAGGCGGCGGCTATGATGACGAAGCCGAAGTGGCCAGCACGTCCGCGAATCTCGACGATCTGCGCAACCGCTGGAGCCAGTTGACCGACGTCCATCAGTTCTTCGGCATGCTGAAGGCGCTCAAGCTCAGCCGCCGTCAGGCGGTGCGCATGGTTGGCCAGGACTACGCGTGGCTGCTCGACAATGATGCGGTCGGCGCCATGTTCCATCACGCCGCCGAGAGCGCCATGCCGATCATGTGTTTCGTCGGTAATCGTGGCTGCATCCAGATCCATTCAGGTCCGATCAAGTCGATCAAGCCGATGGGGCCGTGGATCAACGTGCTGGATGAGACCTTCCACCTGCATCTGCGAACCGATCACATTCATGAGGTCTGGGCCGTGCGCAAGCCGACCAAGGACGGCCATGTCACCTCGCTTGAGGTCTATGCCGCCAACGGCGCCATGATCATCCAGTTCTTCGGCAAGCGTCATGAAGGTGAGGGCGAGCGCGACGACTGGCGCTTCCTTGCTGAGAACCTGCCTCGCATCCCAAGCCCGACGGCTGCCTGA
- a CDS encoding hemin ABC transporter substrate-binding protein: MTSLSKLAPFFRLALGPVVGLSLVVAAPQPASAAEGATVFADPLKVAAIGGSITEIVYALGEEGRLVARDSTSRYPEAALKLPDVGYMRQLSPEGVLSVNPSGILALHGSGPKEAVDVLKKTSIPFIEVPDHYNHEGILEKIRVVGEALGADAKAEVLVKEIDAKLKAAEKQTASIKDRKRVLFVLSMQGGKVLAAGSETAADGIIKLAGGINAVGGFSGYKQLSDEAIITAKPDMILMMSNAGPPTPDDVLLANPAISSTPAGIARKLIRIDGSYLLGFGPRTAGAIHDLAVSLYGGQVTE, translated from the coding sequence ATGACTTCTCTTTCCAAACTGGCGCCTTTCTTCAGGTTGGCGCTTGGTCCGGTCGTCGGGCTTTCCCTGGTGGTTGCGGCTCCGCAGCCCGCCAGCGCCGCCGAGGGTGCGACGGTCTTTGCCGATCCGTTGAAAGTCGCGGCCATTGGCGGTTCGATTACCGAGATCGTCTACGCGCTTGGCGAGGAGGGCCGTCTGGTCGCCCGCGACTCCACCAGCCGCTATCCGGAGGCCGCACTCAAGCTGCCAGATGTCGGCTATATGCGTCAGCTGTCACCCGAGGGCGTGCTGTCGGTCAATCCGTCAGGCATATTGGCGCTGCATGGCAGTGGCCCCAAGGAAGCCGTCGATGTGCTGAAGAAGACCAGCATCCCGTTCATCGAGGTGCCGGATCACTACAATCATGAAGGCATCCTCGAAAAGATCCGTGTCGTCGGCGAGGCGCTTGGCGCCGATGCGAAGGCCGAGGTGCTGGTCAAGGAGATCGATGCCAAGCTGAAGGCCGCCGAAAAGCAGACGGCGTCGATCAAGGACCGCAAGCGCGTGCTGTTCGTTTTGTCGATGCAAGGCGGCAAGGTGCTTGCGGCAGGCAGCGAAACGGCCGCCGATGGCATCATCAAGCTCGCCGGCGGCATCAACGCGGTCGGAGGCTTTTCCGGCTACAAGCAATTGTCCGACGAGGCGATCATTACCGCCAAGCCGGACATGATCCTGATGATGAGCAATGCCGGGCCCCCGACGCCTGATGATGTGCTGCTTGCCAATCCGGCCATTTCGTCGACGCCGGCCGGCATCGCGCGCAAGCTCATCCGCATTGACGGCAGCTATCTGCTCGGCTTTGGGCCGCGCACGGCCGGAGCCATCCATGATCTCGCCGTCTCGCTGTATGGCGGGCAGGTCACGGAATGA
- a CDS encoding iron ABC transporter permease has translation MAEQSIAGSTGTIMAPEGDRSGRARLVILLLCAALAVAVLLSLTSGASDASAVNVIGDWLTGAAPADAVLSARDRLIVYDIRLPRVILGMLVGAALAVSGAVMQGLFRNPLADPGLIGVSAGSSLGAVAVIVLGATLLAPVTALLGALALPLAAFCGGLATTLVLYQVATRQGRTSVATMLLAGIALAALAMALTGILIFMADDRQLRDLTFWQLGSLAGATWQKIGSVGPVIVLALAAMPFLARGLNALALGEATASHLGIPVQRLKYIAIIGVSAAVGASVAVSGGIGFVGIVVPHLLRLLIGPDNRYLLPASALLGASLLLLADAVARTIVAPAELPIGIVTAIAGAPFFLWILLRKRGVIDL, from the coding sequence ATGGCAGAGCAATCGATCGCCGGTTCGACGGGCACGATCATGGCACCTGAAGGCGATCGTTCAGGGCGTGCCCGTCTGGTCATCCTGCTGCTCTGCGCAGCACTTGCCGTTGCCGTGCTGTTGTCCCTGACCTCAGGCGCTTCGGACGCGTCGGCGGTCAATGTCATTGGCGACTGGCTGACTGGCGCGGCGCCGGCCGATGCGGTGCTAAGCGCCCGTGACCGCTTGATCGTCTATGACATCAGGCTGCCGCGTGTCATTCTCGGCATGCTGGTTGGGGCAGCCCTTGCCGTCTCTGGGGCCGTCATGCAGGGGCTGTTCCGCAACCCGCTGGCCGATCCCGGCCTTATCGGTGTTTCGGCTGGTTCCAGTCTCGGCGCCGTTGCCGTGATTGTGCTGGGCGCCACGCTGCTCGCGCCGGTGACTGCCTTGCTTGGCGCGCTAGCGCTGCCGCTTGCTGCTTTCTGCGGCGGTCTCGCCACGACATTGGTGCTGTACCAGGTGGCGACACGGCAGGGCCGCACCTCGGTTGCCACCATGCTGCTGGCCGGTATCGCACTGGCGGCCCTGGCAATGGCGCTGACCGGCATCCTGATCTTCATGGCCGACGACCGGCAATTGCGCGACCTGACATTCTGGCAGCTTGGTTCGCTGGCCGGCGCGACCTGGCAGAAGATCGGCTCCGTCGGCCCGGTTATCGTGCTGGCGCTGGCGGCCATGCCTTTCCTGGCGCGTGGCCTCAATGCCCTGGCGCTCGGCGAGGCGACCGCCAGCCATCTCGGCATTCCGGTGCAGCGGTTGAAATACATAGCGATCATTGGTGTCTCGGCGGCGGTCGGAGCCTCTGTCGCGGTCAGCGGTGGCATCGGTTTCGTCGGCATCGTCGTGCCGCACCTGCTGCGCCTGCTGATCGGCCCGGACAATCGTTACCTGTTGCCCGCGTCGGCTCTGCTTGGTGCATCGCTGTTGCTTCTCGCCGACGCGGTCGCGCGCACCATCGTGGCGCCCGCCGAACTGCCGATCGGCATCGTCACCGCGATCGCCGGCGCGCCGTTCTTCCTCTGGATCCTGCTGCGCAAGCGCGGCGTCATCGACCTGTGA
- a CDS encoding heme ABC transporter ATP-binding protein, with amino-acid sequence MIEARDVSVAIGGKRIVANVDFEARPGEVAAIVGPNGSGKTTFLKALSGELAYSGGITVNGRDLSVMKPVETAIHRAVLPQAMTLSFPFTVREIVKLGLVGGRSGVLSSEDTRLPERALARVDLEGFAGRFYQELSGGEQQRVQLARVLCQVWAPVLDGKPRYLFLDEPVSSLDIKHQLIIMNIARDFARRGGGVVAILHDLNLTAMFADRIFVMHRGRLAATGSPQDVLSDDLIEKVFDCRLKVGVLPTGNVPFVLPQSAA; translated from the coding sequence ATGATCGAAGCGCGCGACGTTTCCGTGGCGATCGGCGGCAAGCGTATTGTCGCCAATGTCGATTTCGAGGCGCGGCCCGGCGAAGTGGCAGCCATCGTCGGCCCCAACGGTTCGGGCAAGACGACCTTTCTCAAAGCGCTTTCGGGCGAGCTTGCCTATTCGGGCGGCATCACGGTCAACGGCCGCGACCTCTCGGTGATGAAGCCTGTCGAGACCGCGATCCATCGCGCCGTGCTGCCGCAAGCAATGACACTGTCGTTCCCCTTCACGGTGCGCGAGATCGTCAAGCTTGGCCTTGTCGGCGGGCGCTCCGGCGTGCTGTCTAGCGAGGATACGCGGTTGCCTGAGCGGGCGTTGGCGCGCGTCGATCTCGAAGGTTTCGCCGGCCGGTTCTACCAGGAACTCTCCGGCGGCGAACAACAGCGCGTCCAACTGGCTCGTGTGCTGTGCCAAGTCTGGGCGCCTGTGCTCGATGGCAAGCCTCGCTACCTGTTCCTGGACGAGCCTGTCTCCAGCCTCGACATAAAGCACCAGCTGATCATCATGAACATTGCCCGTGATTTCGCCAGAAGGGGCGGCGGCGTGGTCGCCATCCTGCACGACCTCAACCTGACAGCGATGTTCGCCGACCGGATTTTTGTCATGCATCGCGGCAGGCTTGCCGCCACCGGCTCACCGCAGGACGTGCTGAGCGACGATCTGATCGAAAAGGTGTTCGATTGCCGGCTCAAGGTCGGTGTTCTGCCGACCGGCAATGTGCCGTTCGTACTGCCGCAATCAGCGGCTTGA
- the rirA gene encoding iron-responsive transcriptional regulator RirA: protein MRLTRQTNYAMRILMYCAANDDRLSRIPEIAAAYSVSELFLFKILQPLVEHGLVQTVRGRNGGVKLGRAAESISLFDVVRVTEESFAMAECFENDAAECPLIDSCALNSALREALNAFFAVLARYTIADLVAARPNVRNLLGIDMLQQRAPAA, encoded by the coding sequence ATGCGGCTTACGCGCCAGACCAACTATGCCATGCGCATCTTGATGTATTGCGCGGCGAATGACGACCGGTTGAGCCGCATCCCGGAGATCGCGGCCGCCTATTCGGTGTCGGAGCTTTTCCTGTTCAAGATCCTGCAGCCGCTGGTCGAGCATGGTCTCGTCCAGACGGTGCGTGGCCGGAATGGCGGCGTCAAGCTTGGCCGGGCAGCCGAATCGATCAGCCTGTTCGATGTCGTGCGCGTGACGGAAGAAAGCTTCGCCATGGCCGAATGCTTCGAAAACGATGCCGCCGAGTGCCCGCTGATCGACAGCTGTGCGCTGAATTCGGCTTTGCGCGAAGCGCTCAACGCCTTCTTCGCCGTTCTGGCCCGCTACACCATCGCCGACCTTGTGGCCGCGCGCCCCAACGTGCGTAACCTGCTCGGCATCGACATGCTGCAGCAGCGCGCGCCAGCCGCCTGA